Proteins from one Anopheles nili chromosome 2, idAnoNiliSN_F5_01, whole genome shotgun sequence genomic window:
- the LOC128730661 gene encoding uncharacterized protein LOC128730661 — MGHPYYDDPTEMWLWSAAKPIQFVRVSPGPFPERFSTITLTGPAVGVGRMAVTGRASGHTGYVGYMKRFNFTANLDAIDDSTADIGITDDEDDNGRLALHNYWALLAIILVFGTAAGNILVCLAIVWERRLQNVTNYFLMSLAITDLMVALSVMPLGILTLVKGHFPLDSKYCLVWICLDVLFCTASIMHLCTISVDRYLSLRYPMKFGRNKTRRRVVLKISFVWILSIAMSLPLSLMYSKNHASVLVNGTCQIPDPVYKLVGSIVCFYIPLCVMLITYTLTVRLLAQQSENLGGVGNGGGWSSGWLGQAPGFDRRNTWKRIIKLSLPSAQSQHAHSAASTDTELSTLDNHDLWLLESSIPEPSSITMTAMQRFGEEMLKLSQGLESVAQHGEKCVPTSETTQSPKVKHEKELIRKKAVSKSTLGGVATTAVMRSPVPVKKRRSSTSTWINRRNSGTPPPVRLVRKRFKSLPHAIPPPDADDIEVDEQFMQHVLSELRDRDEKPAIEQMPSRHPSAPNGASDHEDACRRIDEICAKGGLEVAAHSPGQSLAGQPLKLPPPCKCPFFGEGASSKQQYLRPAEIKIVKTSPDFSAMAPAGDSLVYSTISITSSSNVTSQPTRSISSSLSTLPASALASPSRKCSAPKGISVVTWDQRRHQRRGSSFGGARTSLLLTPTKASPSSVSLRRSINLRHSTLEGGSCAATGSGETVFRGVPKKNSSSPCLMQHQTGGTAAMLAVAAASTTAPAAVSSTLTVRSHHSRNSSMISRNSSRHGRIIRLEQKATKVLGVVFFTFVILWAPFFVLNLLPSVCAHCEDNIDQWVFEFVTWLGYASSLVNPIFYTIFNKAFRDAFRKVLLCRYGLGARHWQPNS; from the exons ATGGGTCACCCCTACTACGATGATCCGACCGAGATGTGGCTCTGGTCGGCTGCAAAGCCTATTCAATTTGTCCGGGTGTCGCCTGGTCCATTTCCAGAGCGGTTTAGCACAATAACACTTACTGGCCCGGCCGTTGGAGTGGGCCGCATGGCTGTAACGGGACGCGCCTCCGGTCACACCGGCTATGTTGGATACATGAAACGGTTTAACTTCACAGCAAATCTCGACGCGATCGACGATAGTACGGCTGACATCGGCATCaccgacgatgaggacgataaTGGCCGACTAGCGTTGCACAACTATTGGGCGCTGCTTGCAATTATACTAGTGTTTGGCACGGCCGCCGGCAACATACTCGTCTGCTTGGCCATCGTCTGGGAGCGGCGGTTGCAGAACGTCACCAACTACTTTCTGATGTCCCTAGCGATTACGGATCTGATGGTCGCCCTATCTGTGATGCCGCTCGGCATTCTGACGCTGGTGAAAG GTCACTTCCCACTAGATTCCAAATACTGCCTGGTGTGGATCTGCCTGGACGTCCTGTTTTGCACCGCCAGCATTATGCACCTTTGCACCATCTCCGTCGATCGGTATCTTTCGCTGCGTTATCCCATGAAGTTCGGTCGAAACAAAACGCGGCGGCGTGTTGTACTGAAAATCAGCTTTGTTTGGATATTATCGATAGCGATGAGTCTACCTCTAAGTCTGATGTACTCGAAG AACCACGCCTCGGTGTTGGTGAACGGAACGTGCCAAATACCGGACCCGGTGTACAAGCTAGTTGGGTCGATCGTGTGTTTCTACATTCCACTTTGCGTGATGCTGATAACCTACACGCTGACTGTGCGGCTGTTAGCGCAGCAGAGCGAAAACCTTGGAGGAGTTGGGAATGGTGGCGGATGGTCTAGCGGATGGCTTGGGCAGGCACCGGGCTTCGATCGGCGAAACACCTGGAAGCGCATCATTAAGCTGAGTTTGCCTTCAGCCCAGAGTCAGCATGCGCATTCGGCGGCGTCCACCGATACGGAGCTTTCCACGTTGGATAACCATGACCTTTGGTTGTTAGAGTCAAG CATTCCAGAGCCGAGCTCGATTACAATGACAGCTATGCAGAGGTTTGGAGAAGAGATGCTTAAACTATCTCAAGGGCTGGAATCTGTGGCTCAACATGGCGAAAAATGTGTACCAACTAGCGAAACCACACAATCACCGAAAGtgaaacacgaaaaagaacTGATTCG AAAGAAAGCTGTTTCGAAAAGCACGCTCGGGGGCGTTGCTACGACAGCGGTAATGCGGtcaccggtaccggtgaaGAAGCGACGCAGTTCCACCTCGACGTGGATCAACCGACGAAACTCCGGAACGCCACCACCCGTACGGTTGGTTCGGAAGCGATTCAAGAGCCTGCCCCATGCAATTCCACCACCAGACGCAGACGACATCGAGGTAGACGAGCAGTTCATGCAGCACGTACTTTCGGAGCTGCGCGATAGGGACGAAAAACCGGCCATCGAACAGATGCCGTCCAGACATCCTTCGGCGCCTAATGGTGCTAGCGATCACGAGGACGCTTGCCGCCGGATCGACGAGATCTGCGCCAAAGGCGGGCTGGAGGTTGCTGCTCATTCACCGGGCCAGAGCTTGGCAGGACAACCGCTCAAATTGCCGCCACCGTGCAAGTGTCCGTTTTTCGGCGAAGGAGCCTCCAGCAAGCAGCAGTATTTGCGACCCGCCGAGATTAAGATTGTGAAGACGAGTCCCGATTTCAGCGCGATGGCACCCGCCGGAGATAGTCTCGTGTACAGCACGATCTCCATAACGTCCAGCTCGAACGTGACCTCGCAACCGACGCGGTCCATCTCGAGCAGTCTGTCGACGCTGCCGGCGTCGGCGTTGGCATCACCAAGCCGGAAGTGCAGCGCCCCAAAGGGCATCTCGGTTGTGACCTGGGACCAACGTCGCCACCAGCGACGGGGTTCGAGCTTCGGCGGTGCACGCACCTCCCTGCTGTTGACTCCAACCAAAGCGAGCCCTTCGAGTGTGTCCCTGCGCCGATCGATCAATCTGCGCCATTCGACCCTCGAAGGAGGCTCCTGCGCGGCGACCGGCAGTGGCGAGACCGTGTTCCGAGGTGTGCCAAAAAAGAACAGCTCCTCTCCGTGCCTGATGCAACACCAGACGGGTGGGACGGCGGCCATGCTGGCGGTGGCCGCGGCTTCCACGACGGCTCCCGCGGCCGTCAGCTCGACACTAACCGTGCGTTCGCACCACTCGCGCAACTCCAGCATGATTTCGCGCAACTCATCGCGCCACGGACGCATCATTCGACTCGAGCAAAAGGCCACCAAAGTGCTCGGTGTGGTGTTTTTCACCTTCGTTATCCTGTGGGCGCCATTTTTCGTGCTCAATCTGCTGCCGAGCGTGTGTGCGCACTGCGAGGACAACATCGATCAGTGGGTGTTCGAGTTTGTCACCTGGCTCGGCTACGCCAGCAGCCTGGTCAATCCGATTTTCTACACCATCTTCAACAAAGCCTTCCGGGACGCGTTCCGGAAGGTGTTGCTCTGCCGTTACGGACTCGGTGCACGCCATTGGCAACCGAACAGCTAA